The sequence CGGTATTCGATGAAGTCTGGAATGCAACAATGGCTTGCCCGTTATTATCAGTGGTGACCAGACCGTAATACTGCGTATTGGACATCGATGCAGTTGAAGGGGCTACATCATCGATGATGGTGCGTCCGCCCCCGTTATTATACTGGTATGATCCGATCACGTACGGACCCCCGGGTGGATCTTTCTCAATTTTTGCCTGGTAGGCAACGAGAACGGGCGGCTGGTCACCGGGCTCCCCGCTCATCGTGTACGTCCGGGTCAGCCAGACATAGTAGGGAGTGTTGGGTGTTCCGGTAACGGTGATGGTAAACCGTGAGCCGCGGGTGAGACCTGTTTCATCTGCAGAAACAAGGGGAATGAGGAGAAATGATGCCATGATAACGGCTGCGATGAATAAAGCGGTGCGCTGCCGCGAAGTGTCAGGACGCTTTTGCTGGTGCATGGTCGCTCATGAGAGTGATTGTCTGATTGACCCAAATAATTTTGGTTTTTTTTGATGAGCATAGCAACTGCGTTCTCTTGCACCCGGACAAAATGGTGTCCCCCGTTTCACTATGGGAAAATAAAAGTGCCAAAAAATCGTGCTTACCAGCAGAAAACAACTAAAAAAAAGAAAAATAATTAACCGTGAAAACACTTAGAAGCGGGGCTTCCGGTGTTTCGGGAGGCAGTCTCTGCAATAGACGGGCCTTCCCTCAGTTGGCTTGAACGGTACTTCGCATTCCTTTCCACAGTCTGAACAGACTACTTTTGTCATTTCACGGGGACCGAAGTCGCGGGGACCGCGGTTGCCACCAAAATTTGATGATCCATACATAATGATTACTCAAACAGTCTTTTTTATAAACTGTACCTCAAT comes from Methanomicrobiales archaeon HGW-Methanomicrobiales-1 and encodes:
- a CDS encoding DNA-directed RNA polymerase, which codes for MYGSSNFGGNRGPRDFGPREMTKVVCSDCGKECEVPFKPTEGRPVYCRDCLPKHRKPRF